A window from Sordaria macrospora chromosome 2, complete sequence encodes these proteins:
- a CDS encoding rRNA methyltransferase NOP1, with protein sequence MGFERGGRGGARGGGRGGFGGDRGGRGGGRGGFGGGDRGGRGGFGGGRGGAPRGRGAPRGRGGPPGRGGRGGARGGAKGGAAGKKVIVEPHRHKGVFVARGGKEDLLATVNLVPGESVYGEKRISVENASKEEGGASTKTEYRIWNPFRSKLAAGILGGLETIYMKPGSKVLYLGAASGTSVSHVADIVGPTGSVYAVEFSHRSGRDLINMATRRTNVIPIVEDARKPMAYRMLLPMVDVIFADVAQPDQARIVGINAKLFLKQGGGLLISIKASCIDSTAPPEQVFASEVQKLREDKFFPKEQLTLEPYERDHAMVSCVYQQKEFVDN encoded by the exons ATGGGCTTCGAGCGTGGTGGCAGAGGCGGCGCCCGTGgcggtggtcgtggtggatTCGGTGGTGATCGTGGTGGCCgcggtggtggccgtggtggcttcggcggtggtgaccGTGGTGGCCGCGGTGGCTTCGGTG gtggccgtggtggtgctcctcgtggtcgtggtgccCCCCGTGGTCGTGGCGG TCCCCCTGGCCGTGGTGGTCGCGGCGGTGCCCGCGGTGGTGCTAAGGGTGGCGCTGCCGGCAAGAAGGTCATTGTCGAGCCTCATCGTCACAAGGGCGTCTTCGTCGCTCGTGGCGGTAAGGAGGATCTCCTCGCTACCGTCAACCTTGTCCCTGGCGAGTCCGTCTACGGCGAGAAGAGAATCTCCGTCGAGAACGcctccaaggaggagggtggtgctTCCACCAAGACTGAGTACCGC ATCTGGAACCCTTTCCGTTCGAAGCTTGCTGCCGGTATCCTCGGTGGTCTTGAGACCATCTACATGAAGCCCGGCTCCAAGGTCCTCTACCTCGGTGCTGCCTCCGGTACTTCCGTTTCCCACGTTGCCGATATTGTCGGCCCTACCGGTTCCGTCTACGCCGTCGAGTTCTCTCACCGTTCCGGCCGTGATCTCATCAACATGGCTACCCGCCGCACCAACGTCATCCCTATCGTCGAGGATGCCCGTAAGCCCATGGCTTACCGCATGCTCCTCCCCATGGTCGATGTCATCTTCGCCGATGTTGCCCAGCCCGATCAGGCCAG AATTGTCGGCATCAACGCCAAGCTCTTCTTGAAGCAGGGTGGTGGTCTTCTCATCTCTATCAAGGCTTCTTGCATTGACTCCACTGCTCCCCCTGAGCAGGTCTTCGCTTCCGAGGTCCAGAAGCTCCGTGAGGACAAGTTCTTCCCCAAGGAGCAGTTGACTCTTG AGCCCTATGAGCGTGACCACGCCATGGTTTCTTGCGTCTACCAGCAGAAGGAGTTCGTCGATAACTGA